A window of Meleagris gallopavo isolate NT-WF06-2002-E0010 breed Aviagen turkey brand Nicholas breeding stock chromosome 11, Turkey_5.1, whole genome shotgun sequence genomic DNA:
ttttcctgacCCCTCCCCCCGCACCCATCGCCCTGTTGACATTTTCCACCTATTCCCAAAACAATGGTGAGGGTGGGAATGGCTgtgagcaggcagagctgggaagaaGGTTTTTCCTGTGCGGCTGCTGCTGCATCTTGCTGCTCTGGGATGGTGCAGGAGGTGCGTGAGCCAAGGACTCTGGCACGGCCAAAGGCTGGCACCACCATGGTTGCAAGGACAAATTATCTGGAAACAAGGCCCTTTGGGTAAGCTCTCCATTAGCCTTCTACGTCAGCATTTCTTCCTCTCGGCAGGAAGAACCTGGAGTAATGTGTAGGTGGGTGCACACCTTTGCACATGCATGTGCGTGGTGAGAAGCACTCTCACGCAAGCTCTGCTCTTGCACATTCCTACCTAGCTACTGTGAGCATGCTTCCACTTGCTTGCCCAAATGCATGGGGTTGAAAGccacagggagcagctgcttCACTGCTGTTCTCCAGCCACttgtctcctcctgccctgaggCCTGTGCTGTCTGGACAGCCCTTGCTATGTCTGGAGCGGTTGAGCAGTCAGATGGTTGTCAGGGCATGACCTATCCTGAGGATGCAGGTGAGCTTGCCTCATCAGGGTGGGGCTGCAAAGAGTCATTTCTTCCACTAATACTTTACAGTTGCAAGAGACAGGACCTCAGGGAGCAAGGGATGACAGAAGGGATCTGGGGGTTACTTATTCAGCAAGAACTGTTGCTTGGAAGTGGAGGCTTTGAGGTTGCTGCTGAACCCTGGGAGGAAGAGCACCGGGGAGGCTGCCTTCTGGCATAGGCTTAGGCAAGGAGAGAGTTTGGGAGGTTTCTGTTGGGCTGTAGTGAATCCCTCACTTGAGTGCTTGGGAAGGAAAGGGGCTGCCTCCCAGCCTCATAGGAGGTGCTCCCCCATCTCATAGTTAGGCAAAGCTAAGGcatgggagcagagctggagccagAAGGTGGGCCTGAGCTCCCAGCTAACAGCTTGTGCTTATGTTCTCCAAGCCctctcttcctgctctgctaTAACAGGGTTTAACTTAAGGTTGGATGGAGAATTTAGTCTGAGTAAAGCCGCAACAAATCTTAGCTGGTGAGATGAGCTTGTGTGCTTTTGTGGTTTCAGCTTAATTATTGCCAATGCAGGAACACTGCCTTCTTGCCAGAGGCTTGTTTTCATCCCAACTCAGACATCACACATTTACTGTTGGCAGAACTGTGGAAACACTGTAGGTATCCCACAGGCAAGAATTCCTCATCCTGCAGCTGAAGGGCTGTGAAGTGGTGCCTTAAATCCTCCTTTTGTCTTCAGAAGCATGTCAGAAACTTTTGGGTATGGGGACTTTGGGGACAAAGTCGAGCTGGTGTGGCTTGAGAGAGTTATTTGTGCTGGAGACGGGGCTTTGTCTTGCACTTCAGAGCACTGTCCCTGTGGCTGTGCCTCCTCCCTATGCGAAGTCCACATGTGTTATGCAGTGCctggtgctggctgtgctgcagccctgcccaccATGGCCATTTTCCCTGATACTGTGGCTGGCCTTTGGAGCTGGGTGGGCCTTGCAGTTAGGGTGTGTGCAAAGAAGGGCTGTGAGGCTGTCAGGTCCCACTCAGAAGAGGCTTCAGGCGGGAGTAGTAGGAGATGATGAAAATATGCTATAGGAATGCTATCATAAGAACAGTTGGTTGCACAGAAGGTGAGGGTGATGTTTCAAATCATAGTTAAAGGCCAAGTTGAATGGGCCCTGGTGGGCTGGTGGGGGACAGCCAGCCCACAACAGCAGTTTGGACTGGATGGgctttcaggtcccttccaacccaagccatgctatgattcttGCCCGAGTCTTGCTGTCCCCTCTGGGCCAGGTCCCATCAGAAGCAGACAGGTGTGTGCAGGCCCTCAGCTGGACGCGGGGTAGCTGCAGTAGCTTCTCCACAACCAATGTAGAAGGACAGAAGGTGAATGCAAGTGTAGCATGTGCTGTCTGATCTTTCCTTAAAAAGGTCATCAAAGCCAGggtgctgtttttatttttcagttcagtagTGGAACTTCGCTATGATAAATATGTCTTGGAAACCGGGAATGCAGACAACACTAGTTCAAAGACTTTTTTCCGGTGTTGCGTATCTAAAGCCGCTCATCACAGAAGAGCCTTTGCTGGACTGAGTGTAACAAAGATTGCATTCTTGTTCCATGCTGAGGATATGAAAGCAAGGCACTGATCTTTGCAGATCTTGAAGAATGTGCCAGTGGTATTTCAGTAATCTAATGCTCTGCAGCCTGTGAAGGCAGCACAGTAACTGAAAGgaaatatctttgtttttattcacttGGCTTTATTCCTAATTCATTCTTTGATGCCATCAGCTTGGGATAATACATTTTCAGACATATGCTTGAAATTAAGGAAATGAGTCTGATTATCAAAGTCCTTTAAACATACTTTCAGGGAGAAATGTACAACAATAGAGGTATTAAAGGCCCCACTTTCAAGCAATtctaatataaaataaaaacatcatgCTGCTAGATGGTGAGGTCCATTAGCAGTGCATGTGTGCATTCTCCAACTTGAGAGGATATCTGGTTTTCCAGTTATGAAAGCTGCTCGATAATTTGAATCTTTCCTCTGTGGTGGCTGGGCAGAGGCAGACTCATTTAACCGTCTCTTCGCTTGCAGCCAAATAATACATGCAAGAAAATTTACCTCTTTAGGCAAAAGTGATGTTTCTCAACTCTTGTGCTTGAGATTTgcctgcattttatttatttgtttattatggTATGTCTGTGCTGGCTTGGGTTTTACTGGAATACTTCTTAGTGAAGTCAGTAGCTGTACCAGTACGTACCTGAGCAGTAAGCTGGAAGCAGGCACAGcctccttgctgctttgcatGGCATCATGGGGCTAGCAACAGGAATGGGAAAGCGTGATATTTATCTACTGTAAATGTGACTATTTAAGATCTTGCTCCAATAAATGGAGTAATGAATTCCCCTTCCACTGCGACTGCTGGTAAAGAGGTGACTTACTAGATATGCTGCTGTTGTAATGAAAATATCcggaaaaaatatttaaaatcaggAAGAACTGAATGTctggaagaaggagaaaagggatAGGGTGACATGAGTAAAGAAAGGCTTCAGCTGTGACAGTCTTGGGTACTGTGTACAATCTGCTCTTTAAGCTGTTTCACAAGATCCTCTGGCAGAGAAGTGATCATAAATTGTTTAACGACTTGGACTTGCCAGTGTAGTTTAAGAAGCTTTAAAAGGAGACATTTAAAGGTTTGTGGCTGTTTATGACTCATCTAGAAGACTAAAACTGCAATTGCAGATTGCTCACCACCATTTCACAGGGCACCCTATACATCTGGCTGTGCCCTCAGAAGCTCGGGCACTTGGCTCAGGAGCCCCTGTTCCATCCAGGTGCCAGGTATGTGTGGGAGCACCCAGTGCATGGCCCCGATGCTGGTGCTCTTGCCAGCCCCGCTGACCCCTTGCTGGCAGTGAGCCCCAGCCTACAAGTAGCTGAGGTCAGGAAAAACAAAGGTAGGAAAGGTAGGAAGAGACTCTCCTTGCCAGGAAAGTCAAACAAACGGGGCTGGATGCGTCCCACAGGAATCCTTGTGGTCATCCATGGGGAGGACTGGGTGGCACAGTGCTGGTAAAGGTGTGTTTCCAGCTTTGAGGACGAGATGCGGCCAGCTGTCTGCCTGTGCATTACAGAGGTGGGTCTCTGAACCTACTCTGAGATAAGGCTCATATTTATACAGTCCTACCAGAAAAAGCAGGGTGGAACACACTAATGTATACATATTAAGGAGACCGAATAAATAAACGGTGGGTTTTGATTCATTTTCTCTGCTACTTGGATATCTTAGTTTTGGCACAAAATGGATTTTGTACACAAATGTGATCTCCAGTTAGGCTTTTGTGTTTGCTGATTTAGAAATCATGTACAAAGGAGGAAAGCCTTGCAAATGTTCTTAAAGCAAAAAGATTTTTGTGCTCTGTACTGCAGAAGCATGTACAATCCTTGGTCCTGGCAGTTAGGTACTACACAGCAGGTAACACAGACCTCAAGAATCTACAGCTGAAGATGAAAGATAACAGTggaaaaacatataaaatacaGTTAGTCAGCTTGAGAAATGGCACTCACTAAATGCTACATACCTAATTGGCATCATTCAGCACATCTGTGCCTCCAAGGGGAAAGTGTAGGGTCACTTTGTAGGTCACAAAGGAGTGCAAACCTGCTGTACCAGGAAAAGGCTGTGGAAGGGAGCACTCTGTCACACGCGAAAACTGTTCTACTTAAAGGAAGTCATAAAGGTGTCGGTAACACCCAGCTTTATTGGGACCTGTACTCAGTTCAGATCCACCAGAGAGTACATTCAGGTGGAATACATATGGCTATGAAATCAAAATATTCCTGGGAAGCCCGTTAAGAAAGGCTGCCGGACTTGATTTGAGCATACAGTTAGAGCCACTTCTGTCCTCCAGCCACAAGCTGCTGGTGTGTTCCCACAATTTTTAATTATGCTGGCTGTAAATGGCTGTAACATTTCCAAAAGCAGTGACAGAACTGGAGTGTGTGCCCTGGCTCATTTCCTTGTTAACAAATCTCACAaaggagaacagagaaaaaactgctatttatatttatttatttatttatttattatttctaagCAGGTTGAAGACCTGATGCTTTAAAAGAACTGAACAGAGGGATTTATTGGTAAGACATAATTCATTACATCTTGTGACCTGTCCCTTTCCTAGAAAAGGCATAGCTAGCAATGCTGTCAGAGTGCCAGGGCTGCCAGTCATCTCCTGTGCTACAAACCAGAGCCGTGCCAAGAGAACTGGAAAGCAGCTGAAACAGCTTAAGGAGATGGGTGGAGGGAACATGCCAAccacaaaattaattttttgaaTTAATAAAAGCTTGCGTGGTTTGAAGTTTGTGAAGCAATAAACATGTTCAAATTTGCTggagactgaaaaagaaaagcaattaggTGTAAGGGAAAACTTTGAGGGTAGATAAGGATAATACCCTGGAATATGCAATGGGTTGAAAAATATTGTGAGAAGTTAATCTTTAATTGAGAATgactaaaataattttgatgaaCATATGTAAGTGTGTATCAAAGCAAACCTTGTTTCTCTTATTTAACAGGGAATGACAGAATAAGAGCTTCTGGTGAACAGAAGTAACTTCATaatatttctcctttgaaaTAGACGATAAACTCTTTCACCAGCCAGAACTTAATTCGAAGGATATCTTTGACTTTTCCTCATCACAGTTATGTGTGGGTACATATGGATGTCTGTTGCTCCCATTTACATGAGttacctctgcttttctttcaaaagccaGGCAGAACAATGCCTACTTCAGCCCTCCTGCTTTCATATGCCTGTTCTGGACACTGCCACGTAGCTGCCTCTTTTCCTGTGCTCTCCACTGCATCTTCCATGTAATTCTGTTGCTCGTTGCACAGTCTGTGAAGGAAGTGCAGTTTTTAGCCTGTTTTGCCAACCAACTCAAGAAGTGATCTGAGTGTGCTGAGATGCAATGACAGCTGTGCAATAGTTTTAAGGTAAGTTATAAAGGTAATGCAACCAACTGCACATATAGAAAAGCCAACAAGAAGCTTAGGGCAGCACTGCGCTGTGTGTCACTCTCTGGAAATTACTGCAGCCTCATCCAGTGCAATGCACTGAGTGATGAGTTCCACCAGGCAATGGGTTTGGGCATTTAATGCAATAAAAGTGCCAAACTGCTAAAATTATGAGTAAGAAAGACTGAGGAAATGCTTCAGTGCAATCTGAATGGAAACTGGCAGAGTTCTTTACAAATGTGTTATTTTGTGACACAATTTCAGTGTCACGAAAGGagatttttctggttttaagATAAAACATGCTCCTCAGAAGGGGAGGCATAGGCAACAATAAAGAATTgcatataaatgaaaatttggAAAGCTGACAGCAATGGGTAAATCAACAATTTGTAAAGAGGGATAATTAATTAGGGAAATGTAGTGAAAATATACATAGCCAATATGATAGATCTCCACCCAGTGGTGTTTCcacaaggcagaaagaaaaacacagtagTAATTTAGCTGTCAGACACAGACAGCAACACgccagtgagaaaaaaaaaaaaaattattcagtgaatttttcttcatgtgGAAAATGGACAGAATGATTTACCTATATTtaatggatatattttttttcctcttccgTGTATAACAAGGATGAATGAAAAACACTGGTTAATAACCATCTTTAAAACTAGAGCTGGAAAGCTTGCACACAGAACTATGGGAATAACTGTTGAGTCTTTATCCTGGAACAGTACCTGCTATGTCCCAGGTAAGCAGTTACCAAAACATGGCTAATCTGACTCCAACCTTTGGCAAAAGCAGTAAGGAAGTTGATGAAGCATGCTGCCAAGACGTAATTAAACTGTGACATAAAAAGAGTTAACACATTAACCGAAAATGGcgttttaaaagtttttttggTAAGAACACATACTGTGTTGAGGAAGGGGATCATTCTGATTTAAGCAAGCTCAACACTACACCTAATCTGTGCGTGGCTTCCAGAAGTGGCAgatttgtttctccttttctttttctcttgttccCTGATACAGGAGTCATGAGCCTGCATGGTGAATCACTTCAACTCATTGGGCCAAGAGAAAACTAATCTTTTTCTACATTACATTGGCACAGCTTCCTGTTGGCTCACCTTGCTGACTGATTCATCCTGGGGATGTGTGATTACTGGAGCTGGTGCCGAGGAAGAACTGTGAGCATGCAGCTGGGGCAGTGGCCATAGTGTGCTCAGCCTATTCCCCTTCCTGCACCTGCTGCAGTTCCAAGTGGTAGGACTTAACCGTGACCAATTCCCTTAATCTGGAAGGAAGGAGaactattaaaaagaaaacagtattatatgaaaataaatacaattctgTTATGGCTTACAGACCCTTAAATGGCTTACGGTGCTCTTCAAAATCTTTATGTGATGCATCCCAACATAGATGCCTGTGTCTCAGGAAGTCTTCAGAGGCCAGCACAATGAAAATGTGGCAAGTTGCGCCAGGTTAATATTGCTTCATTTGCCTAGCAGTACTTCTCCTGCTTGAAGTTCTGCAGGGCAGACAGAACAGAAACTTGAATGCCTGTGCTGTGGTCTCAGTCCTACCCCATTCCCTGGGAGGAAAGGTGTCGCATTTAGgatgagaagtaatggcctcaaattgcaccagagAAGCTTTAGAtcagatattaggaaacatGTCTTCTTCAAAAGTGTTGGTGCGTGGCAGGAGAGTCACAGTggtgcactggcacaggctgtccagggaggctgtggagtcactgtccctggaggcgttcaagaagCATAGAGGTGTGGTACAGAGGGATGTGGATTAATGGGTGTGGTGGGGTGGTTAGATAGCTGGACTTTATCattttagagatcttttccaaccttaatgattctatgatctggaAAATGAGCCTGTCAGTTACCTGAAGGTATGTGTAGTGGAGCCACAGGGATTTTATATACTACctggaatattttaaagtaatttctaGTAAAGTGCTTGGAAAGGTGGATACAGTGATGGGGTAGTAATTAACAGCAGGAAAAGTCAGCCATGCTGCCCTAGCCCTTTGCCCTCCTATTGGGCTGGGGCCagcaggccctgggcaacatgTGGCCGTTTGTTTTGGCTGTGCCCGAGCCAACACAGCCCTTTGCAGGTGgtgcttctgctgcagtttccCAACACTCTCCCAAAGGACAATTGCCTTTTACATGGAGGTTTCCATGAGCCGTTTCCCCACCCCTCTATCTCACCGCTACATAACATCCTTGCAGCAACAGCTGCCTTTGTGGAAAAACATCTGGAAAACGGCACCGCAATTCCTTCAGCCCAGCCCCAAAGCATCGCAGCCCAGCTCACGCAGAACCCATCCCGCTACCCCAGCAGCCAGTATCCCAAAGAAGACTCCACTGAGGCTCAGGCCGCAACGTCCCTGATGCGGCCCTGGCTGCTCATAGGTTTCAGCAGTCCCTAAAGGGCCGCAGCTTCGGAACAGCCCTCAGCCGCCCCCACCACCTTCCAACCCCAGCATTCCCCCACCCAAGCCCCGCCCTGTACCCCTCTTCCGNNNNNNNNNNNNNNNNNNNNNNNNNNNNNNNNNNNNNNNNNNNNNNNNNNNNNNNNNNNNNNNNNNNNNNNNNNNNNNNNNNNNNNNNNNNNNNNNNNNNCGCGGCCGGCGCCGGCACGGAGCAGCTCGCCCTCGGGCTCGCCCAGCGCCTCCAGGATGTCCTCGCAGTCGCAGTGCATGGCGcgctcctcctgctcctcgcCCAGAAGGTCCTCCGTGATGGAGCCCAGCTTGGGTGCGCTGCGGCTCCGCTCTACCGGCGGCTTGTAGCAGCACTGCCCGTTAAGAAGCTTGCGCAGCGGCACCAGCGGGATGCTCTGCTCgcccaccagctgctgctgctggtgccgCGCGTCGTCCCGCTTTTTCAGGCGGCGGAACTCGGCCAGCGCCGTGGCCGAGGTCTGGTAGAGCAGCAGGGCCATGGCTTTCGCCTTCTCGGGCTTGGAGACGAGCACGGCGTGGCAGCGCAGCATCACCGCCTTGTGCTTCAGCTCGTGCCGGTAGATCCAGGCGAAGACGCGCGGCAGGCGCGGGTCGGCCACGCAGTAGGTGACGCGGTGCAGCAGGTAGAGGTGGCCGGGCCGCCGCAGCCCCTTGTCCTCAGCGTGGGCCATGCGGATGCCCTGCGCGCTGATGGTCAGCTTCATCTTGGTGCCCTGGCGACCCGCCTCGCTCTTGCTCCAGATCTTGCAAACGGCCAGGTCGGTGCAGCCCTCGCCTTTGGACTGGATGGTGGTGGCGTTGCCCAGGTAGAGCACGGTGTACGTGGGGTCCTCGCTGGTCACGCGGAATTTCCGCCGCTTGGAGCGGAACATGCTGCCCACGCGGTGCAGCGCGCTCTCGGGGCAGGCGCGGGCCAGGGAGGTGAGCGCCGAGTAGTGCACGCTCACCGCGTAGCCCTTAGGCTTGCTCTGCCGCCGCGCCTCGCCCGCGACCAGCTCCACCTTGCTCCTCTTCCAGGGCAGCATCGCCCTGCGAAGCCGCGGCTACGCGCNNNNNNNNNNNNNNNNNNNNNNNNNNNNNNNNNNNNNNNNNNNNNNNNNNNNNNNNNNNNNNNNNNNNNNNNNNNNNNNNNNNNNNNNNNNNNNNNNNNNGCGGCGCCGTCGGGGCCGTTGCTCTCCAAAGAGGACTCGCTGCCCGTGCTCTCCCCCGAGAGCAGCCGCCGGACGCCGAGGTCGGCGCGCAGCGAGCGCAGATCGTTGCCCAGGCTGAGCTCGCCCAGGTCGCGCAGCAGCCGGCNNNNNNNNNNNNNNNNNNNNNNNNNNNNNNNNNNNNNNNNNNNNNNNNNNNNNNNNNNNNNNNNNNNNNNNNNNNNNNNNNNNNNNNNNNNNNNNNNNNNGCCCCGCCCGGAGCCGGGGCGGGAGCCGGGGGGAGCCGGGGCCGTTCCGCCGCGTCCCGCCCTGCCGCCCGTCCACGCGTGAGCGTGCGCTGCCGGCCCCGCTCTTGCGACACCGCGTTCCCTCCGGTTCGGTGAGTCCGGCTGCGGTGCCTGCAGCGAAGCCCGGCTGTTACGGATGAGTAATGCTTCGCGCTGTTGGTGTGCAGCGGCAGAACACGAGCAGCTCCCTGGCAGCTTCTGGCTGAGGTTATGTGAACGCGCTCACGTACGTTATGAGTGCTGTGGGAAGCCACTCTCTGGGTCGTGGTGGAGCTCCTCGGGGCGGGTATCGCATCCTGTGTCAGAAAAGGTGCCCATTCTGGAGCTGCAGAAAGTGGCACTTCGTCACATTTGAATGAATGCTTTGCAGAATGGGAGCAGTGCTTCTGAGTGCAATAAGAGGTACAAAAGTACACTTACTTGTTTCCCACGTCATTTATAAAGTCTGGATCAATTGCAATAAAGCGATATTATTTATTATCATGACATTATGCCATCTAGCAGGTTCTTCGGGAACTGCACGTCTCCACAGCACCCGGTGCCACATTAGCCACAGCGTTGCTGTTTGCTTCCATCCCAGACACAACCCTGCaccaggagcagctctgtgagcaCGGCCCCAGAGCACTGTAGGGGACACCTGTGTCTGTGCTTCCAGAAAACTGCTGGATGTGTGCCCGCAGTGCGGGGCATTTCCTGTCTTAGGGAGGCCTGGTGTAGAACTTGCAGCATTAGAAAATCCATGTCTGGCTGTGAGCAGTGCGTGGGACAACCGCAATCTCAGGGCTGCAagcagctgggtgctgccacATGCATGAGCACAGCAGGAGTCCTCCTGAAAACACTGCACATCCGAGGGCACAGGATGACACGTGACACTGTGCTTGGCAACTCCGCTCTGCACTGCCTGCTTGGGCTGGGGGTTTGGTTACAGCCAGTGCTGGGCAGAGAGCAGCCCaagcacagctgcccatggcccagctgcaggcacagctgcaggtTGGTGCCTTGTGGTTAAGGGCCACCTGGGGATGGAAAGTATCTCCGCTCAATTCCTCACTAGACTTCCTCTCCACTTGCTGTGCCACAACACTGCAGCCCGCCTTGCTCTGTTAATGCTCCCAATGGCAGTCTCTTTCTGCTTCATCTCCCAGCCTGGAGCTGATGCTGCgaggacagcagcacagcattctgCAGGGCATGCACGGCCATGTCACCCACGGGGAGGAGAGCAGCCTGCTTCCTACTTGTGTCACACACCAGCAGCTACTGAGCATCACCTGCCTCTGTGCACCTGCCCGGAGAGCTTTTTGGTGGCGTGGGAAAGTCTGTGAGATACAATCTCTCCTGAGCAACCCGGCTTTCCCTGCACGCAGTGCTGCGCATGGCTCTTGGCAGCGCTCCCCCTTCCTGCCCtgctccacctcctcctcctcactgctgctggacCACGTTCCTGGCATTGGTGCcccactgctggagctggggtGAGGGTCtgcatggctttggggagaggaGCAGAAATGTGATGCTTCTGCCAAGGCAGTGCACCTGTGGGAAAAGTAAATGCAATGATGCCATATGCATGGGGATATTTTGATTGTGTCAGTGTGTGAGCTATGAGCACAGCCTGGGTAGCAGTGTTTGTCATCTTGTTGCagcagcagacagacagacagaatgAAGCATTTCAAACAGGCATTTTGgtatttttccaaaacaaagtgGTTTAGTGGATCTGTAATTGTGATAAACTGAAGTTTCAGCTCTTTGTTCCAAAGTAAGACAAAGGAAGTGTCAGGATTTCCCATTAAATGGAAAGCCAGAGGGGGTACCAGGCCCAGGGGCAGGATGGGTGCTGCATTCCCTGTGCCAACACTGCTCCTCTGGCCTTGTCTATCTGCTGGGTGCTCAGGCAGCATGAGGTGTGCCAGCTGAGCAGGGGACAGACAGAATGAGGTATGCTCTGCTTTCAAGGAAAAGGTCTTTAATGCCTTTAACTGACACCTCCTGCCAACCTGCATGAGCGCCAAAGGACAGCATCACCCATCCCGATGGACCGGAGTATGGAGTGAGCCATGCCTGGAGGGAGTGAGGACCAtgcagtgacagccctgtgtCCCCTCGCACACCGAGGGCTGCTACCGGCGCTGAGGCACACCTCTTGCTGCAGTTGTTTTTCAGCCACCCAGGGCGGGCACACCCTACTTCCTGCACGGGCGGCCCCGGCGCTTCCTGCTGCTATAATTAGGCAGTGGGGGACGGGGTGCAAACCCTCCCCATGTCTTTGGGGATGATCATGGGGCTACCGTCCTCCCGCTGCAGCCGAGGGGCAGAGTGGCCTCCGGGCAGCGTCCTCTGCCCGACGTTCAGCGGGCTGCAgtggggagctgcagccacccTACCAGCTTCCTGCCCGCAGCAACACACAGCTGTGTGGTTGGCCTTCACGCACTGCACCAGGCAGGAGGGCGATTGTCTCTGCGGCTGTAGAATAAGTGCAGTCTAAACAACTCACCCGAAGGCTGCAGCTGGGCCACTGGCATCCCGGggcccagcctgcagcacacagctccctgcggtgctgctgctgctccagagaGGAGCGAGCCCGTTCCCGAAGGCTCCCTGAGCGCTGTGACCCCAGGCGTTGGGCAGATGCACATCGTGTGGTTCCTCTGCCGACACCAGGCCTCTCTGTCCCAGCTGTCTCTGGACCGGCTGGGTGAGGCTCCCACCCCGCCGCAGTGCTCAGGCTGGG
This region includes:
- the FAM43A gene encoding protein FAM43A, with the translated sequence MLPWKRSKVELVAGEARRQSKPKGYAVSVHYSALTSLARACPESALHRVGSMFRSKRRKFRVTSEDPTYTVLYLGNATTIQSKGEGCTDLAVCKIWSKSEAGRQGTKMKLTISAQGIRMAHAEDKGLRRPGHLYLLHRVTYCVADPRLPRVFAWIYRHELKHKAVMLRCHAVLVSKPEKAKAMALLLYQTSATALAEFRRLKKRDDARHQQQQLVGEQSIPLVPLRKLLNGQCCYKPPVERSRSAPKLGSITEDLLGEEQEERAMHCDCEDILEALGEPEGELLRAGAGRSCCCKDVM